In Candidatus Eisenbacteria bacterium, a single window of DNA contains:
- a CDS encoding peptidase T — protein MRSLIVHGGAWQIPDAEIADHRAGLLAALTRGTALLLEGRPAIDIVVETVALLEEDLTFDAGRGSVLNLDGRIEMDASVMDGRTLGAGCVACITDVLHPIRVARAILEDGRAVMLAGEGASRFARSAGIPACSFEELLSPRETRRKRFLDRIEDFKTRQPFDGSLPQEDSVPPGPLGTVGALCCDARGDLAAATSTGGAPNTLAGRVGDSPVPGAGTWAENGMGAAGSTGWGEAILRDLLAFRAVQEIDTLTIDWRARGRELPPPHPIATTQITWGPLRHGPRGAAVPRAARRAIQGFARRVGGAGGVILLGPDGVPGFAFNTPRMVRGFWMEGMDDPVIETEPDAPRQAAR, from the coding sequence ATGCGAAGCTTGATCGTCCACGGCGGCGCCTGGCAAATCCCCGACGCGGAGATCGCCGATCACCGCGCGGGTCTGCTCGCCGCCCTCACCCGGGGGACCGCGCTGCTCCTCGAAGGGCGGCCGGCGATCGACATCGTGGTCGAGACGGTCGCGCTCCTCGAGGAGGACCTGACCTTCGACGCCGGGCGCGGCTCGGTCCTCAACCTCGATGGGCGGATCGAGATGGACGCGTCTGTGATGGACGGCCGGACCCTCGGGGCCGGCTGCGTCGCCTGCATCACCGATGTCCTGCATCCGATCAGGGTCGCCCGCGCCATTCTAGAAGACGGGCGGGCGGTCATGCTGGCAGGCGAGGGGGCCTCCAGGTTCGCCCGCTCCGCCGGAATCCCCGCCTGCTCGTTCGAGGAGCTTCTCTCGCCCCGCGAGACCAGACGGAAGCGGTTCCTGGATCGGATCGAAGACTTCAAGACGCGTCAGCCCTTCGACGGCTCGCTTCCGCAGGAGGACTCCGTCCCTCCCGGACCCCTGGGAACGGTCGGCGCGCTCTGCTGCGATGCCCGCGGTGACCTGGCGGCGGCCACATCAACGGGAGGAGCCCCCAACACGCTGGCCGGACGCGTCGGAGACAGTCCCGTCCCAGGGGCCGGGACGTGGGCGGAGAACGGGATGGGAGCGGCCGGCAGCACGGGCTGGGGAGAAGCGATTCTGCGCGATCTGCTCGCCTTCCGGGCGGTGCAGGAGATCGACACCCTCACGATCGACTGGCGGGCGAGGGGACGGGAGCTTCCGCCTCCGCACCCGATCGCGACGACCCAGATCACATGGGGACCGCTTCGCCACGGACCGCGCGGCGCGGCGGTCCCGCGCGCGGCACGCAGGGCGATCCAGGGTTTCGCGCGCCGCGTCGGAGGAGCCGGCGGCGTGATCCTGCTCGGGCCGGACGGCGTTCCCGGTTTCGCGTTCAACACACCGAGGATGGTCCGTGGTTTCTGGATGGAGGGAATGGACGATCCCGTGATCGAGACGGAGCCGGACGCTCCCCGGCAAGCTGCCAGATGA
- a CDS encoding GYD domain-containing protein, whose product MATFILMTKLSPEITRELHHRAEIGRQWKAAVEEKCPGVKWIAHYALLGPYDFMDIFEAADEEIAAKVSLISLSRGAVKAESWTAIPYARFLEIAKEVS is encoded by the coding sequence ATGGCGACTTTCATTCTCATGACGAAGCTCTCACCGGAGATCACGAGGGAGCTTCACCACAGGGCGGAGATCGGACGGCAGTGGAAGGCCGCGGTGGAGGAGAAGTGCCCCGGCGTCAAGTGGATCGCCCACTACGCCCTACTCGGCCCCTATGACTTCATGGACATCTTCGAGGCGGCCGACGAAGAGATCGCCGCCAAGGTCTCCCTGATCTCGCTCTCCCGCGGGGCCGTGAAGGCGGAGTCGTGGACCGCGATCCCCTACGCCCGGTTCCTCGAGATCGCCAAGGAAGTGAGCTGA